One Paracidovorax avenae ATCC 19860 genomic region harbors:
- a CDS encoding integration host factor subunit beta — translation MTRSDLVEELAARFGQLTQRDAEAAVKTILDAVGDALVRGHRIEVRGFGSFSVNRRPPRMGRNPRSGEAVHIPEKRVPHFKPGKALREAVDRRTAEMGIGAATDASDAA, via the coding sequence ATGACCCGATCAGACCTCGTCGAAGAACTTGCCGCCCGCTTCGGCCAGCTCACGCAACGCGATGCCGAAGCCGCCGTCAAGACCATCCTGGATGCCGTGGGCGATGCGCTGGTGCGTGGCCACCGCATCGAAGTGCGTGGGTTCGGCAGCTTTTCGGTCAACCGCCGGCCGCCGCGCATGGGACGCAATCCCCGCAGCGGCGAGGCCGTGCACATTCCCGAGAAGCGCGTTCCGCATTTCAAGCCGGGCAAGGCCCTGCGCGAGGCCGTGGACCGGCGTACCGCCGAGATGGGCATCGGCGCCGCAACCGACGCATCCGACGCCGCCTGA